The following coding sequences are from one Crateriforma spongiae window:
- a CDS encoding sigma-70 family RNA polymerase sigma factor — protein sequence MLTTEEITEIVLRQRLPLTAHIATVTRNFHLAEDVYQEVCVKAIGQVGKLESPQHLMNWFRVASRNRAIDVIRTREGRYVGLSDEAMSILESEWTETSLVPDNDRVDALSQCIESLSERSRQIVRMRYFENRSGKEIASFMDAKIASAYQAIARIHKALAECVRRRMEAETV from the coding sequence ATGTTAACCACCGAAGAAATCACCGAAATCGTCCTGCGCCAGCGACTGCCGTTGACGGCACACATCGCCACGGTGACTCGCAATTTCCACTTAGCCGAAGACGTCTATCAGGAAGTCTGCGTGAAAGCCATCGGCCAAGTCGGCAAATTGGAGTCTCCGCAACACCTGATGAACTGGTTTCGTGTGGCATCGCGAAACCGAGCCATCGACGTCATTCGCACTCGTGAAGGCCGCTACGTCGGGTTGTCCGACGAAGCGATGTCGATCTTGGAATCCGAGTGGACCGAAACGTCCTTGGTTCCGGACAACGACCGCGTTGACGCGTTGTCCCAGTGCATCGAATCACTGTCCGAACGCAGTCGCCAAATTGTCCGCATGCGGTATTTCGAGAACCGGTCGGGCAAAGAAATCGCCAGCTTCATGGACGCCAAAATCGCGTCCGCTTACCAAGCGATCGCGCGTATCCACAAAGCTTTGGCGGAATGTGTCCGTCGTCGAATGGAGGCCGAAACGGTATGA